The DNA sequence GCGTGGAGATGCGGATCACGGCGGTCGACCCGGCGGACCGGCGGTTCTACCCGGCCGTGGCGCGGCTGGCCCGCACCGATCTGACGCGGAAGCCGCGGTTCGTGCTGGTGCCGCGCCTGTGGACGGTGCGCGGCGGCGTGTTCGACGGCGCGAAGGTGGACGTGCGGCTGGACCGCGCGTTCGAGGCAGACTGCCGCGACTGCTCCAGCTTCTACGCGCGCCGGTGGCTGCGCGGCGACCGCGACCCGCAGGGCCTGGCGAGCTGGCCGGAGAAGAAGTTCCCGCTGCGCGTCGCCTTCGACCGCGACTACTCGGCCGAGCGGATCACGGCGCGCGACTCGGCGGCGTTCTGGGGCGGCGTGCGCGGGCTGGAGGACGACCTGGGCGCGCATCTCTTCCGCCCCGTGCCGTTCGGCGAGACGCTGCCGCAGGGCGACGGGCCGGACGACGTGATCCTGGTGTGGATCGAGCCCACCATGCGTTTCGCCGGGCTGGGCAACACCGTGTCCGGCGCGCCGGGCAACATCAGCTACGGCTCGGTGCAGTTCAAGCACGCGTCGCTGCTCGCCGGGCCCAACGTGAACGGGCTGGTGGGGCACGAGATGCTGCACACGCTGGGAATCGGCCACACCTGCGCCTGGCCGTCGGTGATGGCGGACGCCACGCGCTGCCCCTCGCTCAAGACGGAGACTCTCACTCCCGACGACGTGGCCCACGCGCAGCTCTTCCTGCGCGTGAGCGCCCTGCGCCGCGAGCACGGCGCCCGCTGGGGCATCGAGGCTGCGTACCTCGGGGCCCTCCCCAATTCATCCGCCACGCACGACGCGTTCGCCGCGCGCGAGTAGACCGGCGACTCGGTAGATGTAGGGCGGAGGGGCGAGATGCCAGGCATCTCGCCCCTCCGTTCATCCCCCGCTCGCCGAACGCACCGCATCTCCCGAATCCGCGGCATCTCGGCTGATGCGCGGCGGATGTGCGCGGCCGCTCAGAACTCGCGCGCGTCCAGGACCTCACCGGTTCGCTTGCCGGCGACGCTCTCCACGTAGGCTCGCGCGACGTCGGCGGCGGGCGTGCCGTCGGCCGGGTCACGGCCCATGGCTTTGAGCGTCTCGCTCACCCACGGCGGGCTCACCACGTTGACGCGGATGCCGCGCGGCGCCTCCAGCGCCGCCGCGCGCGCGAAGCCCTCCAGGCCCGCGTTCACCAGGCTGATGGCGGCGCTGCCCGGCATGGGCTGGGTGCTCAGCACGCCGCTGGTGAGCGTGAACGAGCCGCCGTCCCGCACGTGCGCCATGCCGATGCGCAGCAGGTTCACCTGGCCCATCAGCTTGTTCTCCAGGCTGAAGCGGAAGTCGTCGTCGCCCAGCTCGGCCAGCGGCTTGAACCGCGCGTTCCCGGCGGCGCTGACCACCGCGTCCACCTTGCCCATCTCGTGGAACAGCAGGCGGATGGAGTCCGGGGCGGAGAGGTCCACGTGGTAGTCGCCGTGCGTGTAGCCCACCTTCACCACGTCGTGCCCGCCCGCCAGCGCCTCCGCCACCGCCTGCCCGATGGTGCCCGTGGCACCGATCAACGCCACTCGCATCCGCATTGCTCCTCGCTCACGTTTTCCGTCCGGCGTCGCGCCGGTGCCGTCCGCAGCTTGGCACCCCGTGCCCCGCGGCGCAACCCGACAAGCGTCGGGAGATGCGGGTGCGGGGACATCGCGTCCGCCACACCACGCATCCGCCAGAACGCGAGACGTCCGCCCGGCGGGTTGCCGGAGCGGACGGTTTGCGCTGCCTGCGTGCGTGCCGCGGCTTAGTCTAGCGGGCGGGCTCGGGCTGCTTGGCGCGGGCGGCGGTCTTGCCCTGCTCGCTGAGCACGTCGGCGACGGCCAGGATCGCGCCGGTGCCCAGCGCGAACGCGAGCGCCGTGCCCATGCCGCGCTGGCGGCGCGCCGGCTGCGGCAGGCGCGGGGCGCCCCCGCGGGTGTGGAGCGCGTTGCGGGTCATGCCGCGCGCCGCCTTCGACGCCACGCCGCCCAGCACCGCCCACATCAGCTTCTTCCCGATATTCGCCACAAGTCCCTCCCGTGTGCGGGTTTGCCTCACCGTCGAGCCCGCCCCCATTGCACGGACCGCGCCACCACGCATCCGCTGTCCCGCTTCCAAAGCCTGGCGTGACGCGCTGTTCGCATCATCCGGAACTGCATTGCTCACGCGGAGCCGCGGAGGGCGCGGAGAACGGCAAAAGACGAGAGTTGTTCTCCGCGTTCTCCGCGACTCCGCGTGAGGCCCGTCGTATCGGACCCGCCGAGAGGATCGGAGAAGGAGGATGCGGCACCCGACTTCGCCCCCGGCGCCATCTCGATTCACATCTACCGAAAACCTCAGTGCTTGGCCGGAGCCCCCGCAGGCACCGAGTCGGGCG is a window from the Longimicrobiaceae bacterium genome containing:
- a CDS encoding short chain dehydrogenase, producing MRVALIGATGTIGQAVAEALAGGHDVVKVGYTHGDYHVDLSAPDSIRLLFHEMGKVDAVVSAAGNARFKPLAELGDDDFRFSLENKLMGQVNLLRIGMAHVRDGGSFTLTSGVLSTQPMPGSAAISLVNAGLEGFARAAALEAPRGIRVNVVSPPWVSETLKAMGRDPADGTPAADVARAYVESVAGKRTGEVLDAREF